The genomic interval GTGTATTGAGTTGACAGGAGTTATAATTTCCCGCTCCCGCCGCTTTAGCTGCAGGCTGTCGTTCGGGCAGGCCCGCAGGCAGACGCCGCAGCCCAGGCAGATATCCCGATCGATCTCGATCCGCTTTTCGTCCCGGCGGCTTTCTCGGTCCGGGCTTTTGCCGGATTCTTCCTCTGTCTCCGGCGTTTTCATCGTTATAATATCTATATGGCAGGCCTCGATGCATTTGCCGCAGCCGGTGCAGCTTTCCCCGTCGACCTCCGGCAGATATGGGGAGGTTTCCACCGGATTGAGCGAGCCGAACTTGCGAACAGCCACAAGAGCTTCACAGCAGCAGCCGCAGCAGTTGCAGATGAAGGAAGGTTCCTCGCGCACGTTTTCTCCGAACTGTACCAGTCCCTCCTCGCGGGCTCGATTCAACAGCTCCAGCCCTTTTTCGGTGTCGACCCGTCGGGCGTGATCATGACGGATCAAAGAGTCGGCCGCGGTATTGAAGGTAAGACATATCTCCAGAGGATTATCACAGGCCTGATCGAGATGATGCATCTTATGCCGGCAGTAGCAGGTGCTTACCCCGATATGCTTGGCCGTCTCGATAATATGGCTGGCCCGTTCGTAATCCAGGGTGTGGATAAGGTTATCGCGGGAGAGCACCTCCTCCTGCACAAAGACCCGACCCGGGCGGGTCTCGGCGCTGAGAAAAAGCTCTTTGATGAAATCCTCCTCCACGTTTATATATTGATGGAGCAGTTCTGACAGCAGCTCCTGATCTAAATCTTCCCTCGTCCGCATCAGCGAAAATTCGAAGAAGCCAGCCATCGGCGGGGGCAGAATATATCTCTTATTGTCCTCATCATCCCGGGCATCGAGCAGTATCGCCCGGCTGGCCAGCTCATCGAGAATTTTCTCCGTCTCGGTTTCATCCCGGCCGAGAATGCGGCTGGCCTTAGCGACGGTGAAAGGCCGGATGGGAAGCTGGGCTACAATTTCTGCTTCCTCTTCGCTGAAAAGCATCTCCAGAATTTTATAGAGAGTCTCCGAGGGGGGAGCCCCCTGGGGGAATTGATTCAACCGCTCGATCAGATTTTTATAGGCGGAGC from Halarsenatibacter silvermanii carries:
- a CDS encoding 4Fe-4S dicluster domain-containing protein encodes the protein MAHKTARSAYKNLIERLNQFPQGAPPSETLYKILEMLFSEEEAEIVAQLPIRPFTVAKASRILGRDETETEKILDELASRAILLDARDDEDNKRYILPPPMAGFFEFSLMRTREDLDQELLSELLHQYINVEEDFIKELFLSAETRPGRVFVQEEVLSRDNLIHTLDYERASHIIETAKHIGVSTCYCRHKMHHLDQACDNPLEICLTFNTAADSLIRHDHARRVDTEKGLELLNRAREEGLVQFGENVREEPSFICNCCGCCCEALVAVRKFGSLNPVETSPYLPEVDGESCTGCGKCIEACHIDIITMKTPETEEESGKSPDRESRRDEKRIEIDRDICLGCGVCLRACPNDSLQLKRREREIITPVNSIHRTVMMAIEKGQLPNLIFENQAFASHRAMAAVLSAILKMPPAAQALASDQLKSRYLEKLISRLS